A stretch of Leptospira bouyouniensis DNA encodes these proteins:
- a CDS encoding adenylate/guanylate cyclase domain-containing protein has product MDLEKEEIVRVLVLEPQKKSYDTISQLLVEWFGDYIDLTWRSVFENGAEEIKKVQYDLLITEIQFPDIDETSEEILEKIMDMAGPSELPVVVFTKAEGKQLPIHAFQLGINEFFSKRRLKKNILEHRFRNLFREIYRKKVVSIQMDDSLKRFQDLYGMNQSEIQDLNTMVKKFKKELEKEYEEKLNLEHEKKKMQNVFGMYVDPIIVESLMNNSLSLDQKGKEQEVSVLFSDIRGYTSLSEKMKPEQVISFLNEYFTAMTEVILGYGGMIDKYIGDSIMCLFGAPVFQEDHRQNALDCALEMIQVFELWQPKWDQIYGFTPQIGIGVASGNAIVGNVGSFQKLSYTAVGDTVNMASRLESMAKPMHVYVSEGLYNHLPEEYSKKYRYEELEPVKIKGKEGLHRILSVKPN; this is encoded by the coding sequence GTGGATTTAGAAAAAGAAGAAATCGTCAGGGTGTTGGTTTTAGAACCACAGAAGAAATCGTATGATACCATTTCTCAGTTACTTGTAGAGTGGTTTGGTGATTACATTGATCTGACTTGGCGTTCTGTATTTGAAAATGGTGCAGAAGAAATAAAAAAAGTCCAATATGATCTATTGATAACAGAAATCCAATTTCCCGATATTGATGAAACTTCTGAAGAAATCTTAGAAAAAATTATGGATATGGCTGGTCCATCAGAATTACCAGTCGTTGTTTTTACAAAAGCAGAAGGCAAACAACTTCCGATCCATGCATTTCAATTAGGGATCAATGAATTTTTCAGCAAACGAAGGTTAAAGAAAAATATTCTAGAACATCGATTCCGTAATTTGTTTCGAGAAATATACCGTAAGAAAGTTGTTTCTATTCAGATGGATGATAGTCTGAAACGTTTTCAAGATTTGTATGGTATGAACCAGTCTGAAATTCAAGATTTGAATACCATGGTGAAAAAATTTAAGAAAGAACTCGAAAAAGAATACGAAGAAAAATTAAATTTAGAACACGAAAAAAAGAAAATGCAAAACGTATTTGGGATGTATGTCGACCCAATCATTGTCGAAAGTTTGATGAATAACTCACTCTCTTTGGATCAAAAAGGAAAGGAACAGGAAGTATCCGTTTTATTTTCTGACATTCGAGGTTATACATCGCTGTCCGAAAAGATGAAGCCTGAGCAAGTCATTTCATTTTTAAATGAATACTTTACTGCAATGACGGAAGTCATCTTAGGTTATGGTGGGATGATTGATAAATATATTGGCGATTCCATTATGTGTTTGTTTGGTGCTCCGGTTTTCCAAGAGGACCATAGACAAAATGCTTTGGATTGTGCGCTGGAAATGATACAAGTGTTTGAATTATGGCAACCAAAGTGGGACCAAATTTATGGTTTTACTCCCCAAATTGGAATCGGTGTTGCCTCAGGTAATGCCATTGTAGGAAACGTTGGTTCCTTCCAAAAATTATCTTATACGGCGGTAGGGGACACCGTCAATATGGCAAGTCGATTAGAATCGATGGCAAAACCTATGCATGTTTATGTTTCGGAAGGATTGTACAATCACTTACCGGAAGAGTATTCTAAAAAATATCGATACGAAGAATTGGAACCTGTCAAAATTAAAGGGAAAGAGGGATTACATCGTATCTTAAGTGTCAAACCAAATTAA
- a CDS encoding HDOD domain-containing protein, giving the protein MATLEEYLSQIKDLTIVPPVLLSVLSLDDDNELSFGELEKKVQSDQVLVARLLKLANSPFFSRGNPVANMKQVITRLGFKTVRSMVAMSMTDSLFSQGNYKKFRDEVWDHSVAKGIYAQILCEEKKFKKEAELAITCGLMQDLGRIVLNTIDRKKYVEVLTEFQTSDLSLISLEKKAFGVDSYEMGSAAAKLWKMPTIIITSIEDLSKPITEQSTLGQIIGFAGVIAKLTGHGKPEPGTLEKLDEYKSVLGLEIEDVKVYLSAKDEKLKTNELYQFCSTL; this is encoded by the coding sequence ATGGCAACACTGGAAGAATACCTATCCCAAATCAAAGATCTGACGATTGTTCCGCCAGTCTTACTTTCCGTACTTTCCCTAGACGATGACAATGAACTATCCTTCGGTGAGCTCGAAAAAAAAGTCCAGTCAGACCAAGTCTTAGTTGCTCGACTTTTGAAATTAGCCAATTCACCTTTTTTCTCTCGTGGGAATCCGGTCGCAAATATGAAACAAGTCATCACAAGACTTGGATTCAAAACAGTACGAAGTATGGTTGCGATGTCGATGACAGATTCACTCTTTAGCCAAGGGAATTATAAAAAATTTCGAGATGAAGTTTGGGATCACTCAGTTGCAAAAGGAATCTATGCACAAATTCTTTGTGAAGAAAAAAAATTCAAAAAAGAAGCGGAACTTGCCATCACTTGTGGATTGATGCAAGACTTAGGAAGAATTGTTTTGAATACAATTGATCGGAAAAAATACGTCGAAGTATTAACTGAATTTCAAACATCTGATTTAAGCCTGATCTCATTAGAAAAAAAAGCATTCGGTGTGGACTCATATGAAATGGGAAGTGCCGCCGCCAAACTTTGGAAAATGCCAACGATCATTATCACATCCATTGAAGATTTATCCAAACCGATTACTGAACAATCTACATTGGGTCAAATCATCGGTTTTGCAGGTGTAATTGCCAAACTCACAGGACATGGAAAACCAGAACCAGGCACATTAGAAAAACTTGATGAATACAAATCGGTTCTAGGTTTAGAAATTGAAGATGTGAAAGTTTATCTCTCAGCTAAAGACGAAAAACTGAAAACAAATGAATTGTATCAGTTCTGCAGTACGTTATAG
- a CDS encoding deoxyribodipyrimidine photolyase: MNSERIRVCNNKPIDAKKPFVLYWMQAYRRFDANHAFFHAVKLAKELKKQLVVYEGLRMDYPWNSERIHQFILEGMFENQTRADELGIQYWPFVETPNHSARGLLKEICENAAVVVTDDFPCFIIPEQTSKLAKKVECQLLSIDGNSLIPFSRFEKQASAARILRLWIHKVLNREFPKTNTIIWKHEDLIDVKGNAKPPKLIGLPKSMGEVMKQIPFQHQVSPVNGVKGGRKEALRLLDDFLKNKLDLYLTKRSEPNRPELTATSGLSPYLHFGWISIDEIFLAVLKHSTKGKWNPERFSHAKPGDRENFYSPSLSANHFLDELITWRDIGYLFFWKDKPKQINLEHLPDWVKTNFNKHQNDHREFLYTLDQFENAKTHDELWNAAQTELVKTGKIHNYMRMLWGKKVIEWTKSYEEAFLILEHLNNKYAYDGRNPNSYTGILWCFGLFDRPWFPERNVFGNVRFMSSDSTKKKFKLNSYLEYIGELSGKSNSLFP; this comes from the coding sequence GTGAATTCCGAACGTATTCGAGTCTGTAACAACAAACCCATTGATGCTAAAAAGCCATTTGTACTCTATTGGATGCAAGCATATAGGCGTTTTGATGCCAACCATGCATTTTTCCATGCCGTCAAGTTAGCGAAAGAATTAAAAAAACAACTCGTTGTTTATGAAGGTCTTCGGATGGATTACCCTTGGAATTCAGAACGGATCCATCAATTTATTTTGGAAGGGATGTTTGAAAACCAAACAAGAGCAGACGAACTTGGAATTCAGTATTGGCCTTTTGTAGAAACACCAAATCATTCAGCTAGAGGACTTCTTAAAGAAATTTGTGAAAACGCAGCCGTTGTCGTAACGGATGACTTTCCATGTTTTATCATTCCCGAACAAACTTCGAAGTTAGCAAAAAAAGTCGAATGCCAATTGTTATCCATTGATGGTAACTCTCTCATTCCATTCTCACGCTTTGAAAAACAAGCAAGTGCAGCAAGAATTTTGAGACTTTGGATCCATAAAGTACTCAATCGAGAATTTCCAAAAACTAACACAATCATTTGGAAACATGAAGATCTAATAGACGTAAAAGGAAACGCAAAACCTCCAAAATTGATAGGCCTTCCAAAATCGATGGGAGAAGTAATGAAACAAATTCCGTTTCAACACCAAGTCTCACCCGTCAATGGAGTCAAAGGTGGGCGAAAAGAAGCACTTCGTTTATTGGATGATTTTTTAAAAAACAAATTAGATTTATATCTGACAAAAAGATCTGAACCAAATAGACCTGAACTTACCGCCACAAGTGGCTTATCTCCATACTTACATTTTGGTTGGATCAGTATTGATGAAATCTTTTTAGCAGTTTTGAAACATAGTACAAAAGGTAAATGGAATCCAGAAAGATTCAGTCACGCGAAACCAGGAGATCGTGAAAATTTTTACTCTCCGTCGTTATCGGCCAATCATTTTCTAGATGAACTCATTACTTGGAGAGACATAGGTTATTTATTCTTTTGGAAAGACAAACCAAAACAAATCAATTTAGAACACTTACCAGATTGGGTAAAAACCAATTTCAATAAACACCAAAACGATCATAGGGAATTTCTTTATACCTTAGACCAATTTGAAAATGCAAAAACCCATGATGAACTTTGGAACGCCGCACAGACGGAATTAGTAAAAACAGGAAAAATCCATAATTATATGCGAATGTTATGGGGGAAAAAAGTCATCGAATGGACAAAATCATATGAAGAGGCATTTTTGATCCTAGAACATCTCAACAATAAGTATGCTTACGATGGAAGGAATCCGAATTCTTATACTGGAATTTTATGGTGTTTTGGATTATTTGACAGGCCTTGGTTTCCCGAACGAAATGTATTTGGGAACGTACGTTTTATGTCTTCGGATTCAACAAAAAAAAAGTTTAAACTGAATTCCTATTTGGAGTATATTGGTGAACTGAGTGGCAAGTCCAACTCACTCTTCCCATGA
- a CDS encoding ATP-dependent Clp protease adaptor ClpS, translating into MTDQTKPIFEEKTDLKTDSVYSYFVILFNDAIHEFSYVEDCLMKLCFKTKRDAKKIAIEAHSNGKAICFQGSMEECETVAENMTNAKLTVSFGV; encoded by the coding sequence ATGACAGACCAGACAAAACCCATTTTTGAAGAAAAAACAGATTTAAAAACAGATTCGGTTTATTCTTACTTTGTCATTTTGTTCAATGATGCAATCCATGAATTTTCGTATGTAGAAGATTGTCTCATGAAACTATGTTTTAAAACCAAACGCGATGCTAAAAAAATTGCAATCGAAGCCCATTCCAACGGGAAGGCGATTTGTTTCCAAGGGAGTATGGAAGAATGTGAAACCGTTGCAGAAAATATGACAAATGCTAAATTAACAGTGAGTTTTGGAGTATGA
- a CDS encoding DNA alkylation repair protein: MNLTKETLIEELKKLKDPKKAKFFPRFFKSGPGEYGEGDLFLGITVPNQRIIAKKYAHSLDLKDLQILMTSPYHEVRLTTLLILVHQYQTKNIEESKKEKIVKFYLNNTKYINNWDLVDASADKILGEYYFEKDKSFITKLRNSNDLWENRIAILTTFYWIRKGLFTETISLCEYFLNHPHDLIHKATGWMLREIGKRDLEILKQFLKSHVTQMPRTMLRYAIEKLPPKERRKWLDFKKVN, from the coding sequence ATGAATCTGACAAAAGAAACTCTCATCGAAGAGTTAAAAAAACTTAAAGATCCCAAAAAGGCAAAATTTTTTCCACGTTTCTTTAAATCCGGTCCTGGCGAATACGGTGAAGGTGATTTATTCCTTGGAATCACCGTTCCAAATCAAAGAATCATTGCAAAAAAATATGCACATTCACTTGATCTGAAGGATTTACAAATTCTAATGACTTCACCCTATCATGAAGTGCGATTGACTACTTTATTAATTTTAGTCCACCAATACCAAACCAAAAATATTGAAGAGAGTAAAAAAGAAAAAATTGTAAAATTTTATCTAAACAATACAAAATACATCAATAACTGGGATTTGGTAGATGCCAGCGCGGATAAAATTCTTGGTGAATATTATTTCGAAAAAGATAAAAGTTTTATCACCAAATTGAGAAACTCAAATGATTTGTGGGAAAATCGAATTGCGATCTTAACCACTTTTTATTGGATTCGAAAAGGTTTATTCACGGAAACGATTTCACTCTGCGAATATTTCCTAAACCACCCACATGATCTCATTCACAAGGCAACAGGATGGATGTTAAGAGAGATAGGCAAACGAGATTTGGAAATATTAAAACAATTTTTAAAATCACATGTAACTCAAATGCCTCGCACTATGCTTCGTTATGCGATTGAAAAACTTCCTCCCAAGGAAAGGAGGAAGTGGTTGGATTTTAAAAAAGTAAATTAA
- a CDS encoding adenylate/guanylate cyclase domain-containing protein, giving the protein MVFSKRLFSVFVLSFLSLSNLSQVSAQVLLTNQILDLRSESSFGNQIHKWSFKPGDSPLVTENTEDDLYLDEDAGEIKAHTFAYAQPVLEESARNGWISGFQIQTGWDKVTDGDGELYFPSFIDYLEKYKGYGWYRTEIIITNDDIQNKFKSRSLTVRLGQISQADAVYWNGKFIGGTGLHLDTDTNVQLDDKSLYSDKIRFYKIPYHLLKIDEPNVLAVRVFAKYPLSPGLSHDKFYLSSYKYSERAEYWNDFKKIFVIVLTILLGCFYLYWQILFRNEEHSTIYFSLGSIFMALNTLFQSQIIYSILSDGFWIKKMEYFAWVGLVHFLFNFIVRFAHVRSGWILLTNRYIDGAGLISALVILFSPNLLFLSKFFFYWSFLTILLGGALFYILFLGRKIPSMGTVSFGFFAFILLMLNDVFVEMQWEWYPSHTYVKDYAFAAFTISVALSIVKNMIDSRKLVEKQKEEKERLSRYFSPAVMETIVADSIKLGGEEKDIATLFSDIVGFTTFAEKNPPGVVLNHLNTIFESLSDLIFHYSATLDKFIGDAIMAFWGAPKQTDLDAYHAIACAVDMQKRMVEINKELGLEPGTFRLRIGVNFGEAIVGNIGSVKRMDYTVIGDAVNTAARLESHGIPGKVAVSEAAFLAAGGEKYIEYEDTKELTLKGKSEPVKVYFVTKVLPRD; this is encoded by the coding sequence ATGGTTTTTTCGAAAAGACTCTTTTCAGTATTTGTTTTATCTTTCCTTTCTCTTTCTAACCTTTCACAGGTTTCGGCTCAGGTTTTGCTAACCAATCAAATCTTAGATTTAAGATCAGAATCGTCGTTTGGAAATCAAATTCATAAATGGAGTTTCAAACCTGGAGATTCACCCCTTGTGACAGAAAATACGGAGGACGATTTGTATTTAGATGAGGATGCAGGTGAGATCAAAGCGCATACATTTGCTTATGCACAACCCGTATTAGAGGAGTCGGCTCGTAATGGTTGGATCTCTGGATTCCAAATCCAAACAGGTTGGGATAAAGTGACTGATGGTGATGGAGAATTGTATTTCCCTAGTTTTATAGATTATTTAGAAAAATACAAAGGATATGGATGGTATAGAACTGAGATTATCATCACAAATGATGACATCCAAAATAAATTCAAATCACGGAGTTTAACCGTAAGACTAGGGCAAATTAGCCAGGCAGATGCTGTTTATTGGAATGGAAAATTCATTGGCGGTACTGGTTTGCATTTGGATACAGACACTAATGTGCAATTAGATGATAAGTCACTGTATAGTGATAAAATTCGATTCTACAAAATTCCGTATCATTTACTCAAAATAGATGAACCTAATGTACTTGCCGTCCGAGTGTTTGCAAAGTATCCGTTGAGTCCAGGTTTATCACATGATAAATTTTATCTTTCTTCCTATAAGTATTCGGAACGAGCAGAGTATTGGAATGATTTTAAGAAAATTTTTGTCATCGTCCTTACTATTTTACTTGGATGTTTTTATCTCTATTGGCAAATCTTATTCCGAAATGAGGAACATTCCACCATTTATTTTTCGTTAGGTTCTATTTTTATGGCTCTTAACACTTTATTTCAGAGCCAAATCATTTATTCCATATTAAGTGATGGTTTTTGGATAAAAAAAATGGAATATTTTGCATGGGTTGGACTCGTCCATTTTTTGTTTAACTTTATTGTCCGTTTTGCCCATGTAAGAAGTGGTTGGATACTCTTAACCAATCGTTATATTGATGGCGCAGGATTGATTTCTGCTCTCGTGATCCTATTCTCTCCTAACTTATTATTTTTATCTAAATTTTTCTTTTACTGGAGTTTCCTAACAATATTACTCGGTGGTGCATTGTTTTATATTTTATTTCTAGGAAGGAAAATTCCTTCAATGGGAACTGTTTCATTTGGTTTTTTTGCATTTATATTACTTATGTTAAATGATGTTTTTGTGGAAATGCAATGGGAATGGTATCCAAGTCATACTTATGTAAAAGATTACGCTTTTGCTGCCTTTACGATCTCGGTTGCTTTATCAATTGTCAAAAACATGATTGATTCTAGAAAACTTGTGGAAAAACAAAAAGAAGAAAAGGAAAGATTGTCTAGGTACTTTTCACCTGCAGTAATGGAAACCATTGTTGCGGACAGCATAAAGTTAGGTGGTGAAGAAAAAGACATAGCAACATTATTTTCTGACATTGTTGGATTTACCACGTTTGCAGAAAAAAATCCTCCTGGTGTTGTCCTTAATCACTTAAATACAATTTTTGAATCCTTATCCGATTTGATCTTTCATTATTCAGCCACTTTGGACAAATTCATTGGGGATGCTATTATGGCATTTTGGGGGGCACCAAAACAAACCGATTTAGATGCATACCATGCAATTGCCTGTGCTGTTGATATGCAAAAACGAATGGTAGAAATCAATAAAGAGTTAGGATTAGAACCTGGAACTTTTCGCTTGAGAATTGGTGTAAATTTTGGAGAAGCAATCGTGGGAAATATCGGTTCTGTTAAAAGGATGGATTACACCGTGATTGGTGATGCTGTGAATACGGCTGCTAGACTTGAAAGCCATGGAATTCCTGGAAAAGTAGCAGTATCCGAAGCAGCTTTTCTTGCTGCAGGTGGCGAAAAATACATTGAATACGAAGACACCAAAGAATTAACCTTAAAAGGGAAATCGGAACCTGTAAAAGTATACTTTGTTACCAAAGTCCTTCCACGAGATTAA
- a CDS encoding class I SAM-dependent RNA methyltransferase — MDKVKVEGLNSDFSGIVTAPNGKKVDIFFVHPGDELIVEYVKRRPRQRSLKIHEIIRNHKWDLVKCNVFGKCGGCTGQHIPYETQLDLKFKPILDSFQNDLGISLTPVPQSKTYAYRSRMDFSVFPGPVIGQRQRGNFRNVVPINQCSIQSNWANIALQDVQNLLNQFPDVIWDRKSEEGGLKYLTIRKAQNTDDGILIFTFTDGYESHPNMETFRKLCLETLSQDSLLFCYNRPKSEVSAVGRPEVLRGKPSFTETVLGQNFEVPFDSFFQPNPNGFLPILQFIKDRIPKHQSNLIDLFCGNGFFSLLYGGSFQHVDGYELTESSIQIASHLFAQTYPSKSQNFLVTNLFQSVESIERKENATLILDPPRAGAGKLVNHWIRDFGPEFVFYVSCNPYSQKEDVSSFLSTYEFVDGMLIDPYPQTPHTESVLFFQRKRS; from the coding sequence TTGGACAAAGTCAAAGTTGAGGGACTCAATTCCGATTTTTCGGGCATAGTGACCGCACCTAACGGAAAGAAGGTGGACATTTTTTTCGTACACCCGGGTGACGAACTGATTGTAGAATATGTGAAACGAAGGCCACGCCAAAGATCCTTAAAAATCCACGAAATCATACGAAATCACAAATGGGATTTAGTAAAATGTAATGTATTTGGGAAATGTGGAGGTTGTACTGGACAACACATTCCATACGAAACCCAATTGGATTTAAAATTCAAACCAATTCTAGATTCCTTCCAAAATGATTTAGGAATATCCTTAACTCCAGTCCCTCAATCCAAAACTTATGCCTATCGTTCTAGGATGGATTTTTCGGTGTTCCCTGGTCCTGTGATTGGACAAAGGCAACGAGGTAATTTTCGTAATGTGGTTCCCATTAATCAATGTTCCATCCAATCTAATTGGGCAAACATTGCTTTACAAGATGTACAAAATTTACTGAATCAATTTCCCGATGTCATTTGGGATAGAAAGTCGGAAGAAGGCGGACTCAAATATCTAACAATCCGCAAAGCTCAAAACACAGACGATGGGATTCTGATTTTTACCTTTACGGATGGGTATGAAAGCCATCCGAACATGGAAACATTTCGCAAATTATGTTTGGAAACATTGTCCCAAGATTCCCTTCTTTTTTGTTACAATCGTCCCAAGTCGGAGGTTTCCGCCGTTGGCCGTCCTGAAGTTTTACGAGGGAAACCAAGTTTTACGGAAACTGTCCTTGGACAAAATTTTGAAGTTCCCTTTGATTCTTTTTTCCAACCGAACCCAAATGGGTTTTTGCCTATTTTACAATTTATCAAAGACCGAATTCCAAAACACCAATCCAATTTAATCGATCTATTTTGTGGTAATGGATTCTTTTCTTTGTTATACGGAGGTTCGTTCCAACATGTTGACGGATATGAACTAACAGAATCCTCAATTCAAATTGCTTCTCATCTTTTTGCACAGACGTATCCTTCGAAATCACAAAATTTTCTGGTGACCAATTTATTTCAATCAGTCGAATCGATCGAAAGAAAAGAAAATGCAACTCTCATCCTCGATCCACCGAGAGCAGGCGCAGGAAAACTGGTGAATCATTGGATCCGAGATTTTGGACCAGAGTTTGTATTCTATGTCTCATGTAATCCCTACTCACAAAAAGAAGATGTGAGTTCCTTTTTATCTACCTACGAATTTGTCGATGGAATGCTTATAGACCCTTACCCACAAACACCTCATACGGAATCTGTCCTTTTCTTCCAAAGAAAACGATCATAA
- a CDS encoding SpoIID/LytB domain-containing protein — protein MKLRTSILFFCIVILGQIGCASVMVTNWAPEESNFKSRPVRVFLGHASEEEIFKTSGEIVVKDANDLVIKKAYDFLSLNPTAIKAPISIQSQSEWIEYKGVSYRGTVLLKPIDGKVLIINLVPVELYLLSVVPSEVSASWPKEALKAQAICARTYVVKEMLSRKKQEYDVDTSTNTQVYKGKNKEHKNTSEAVFETEGLILIHKGQPIQSFFHSNAGGYTEDPANVWGNSVEYLKAVPSEYDKDGDQYSWEEKWKTDYVNNSLRDLGVGDIQDIIVASRFPTSRVNELEIIGTSGNKRIKATEFRKKIGATKLKSTRFGIRKEESGDFYVKGLGSGHGVGMSQWGSFAMAKSQFNHKEILQHYFKGIEFARIVAR, from the coding sequence ATGAAACTACGGACATCGATTTTATTTTTCTGTATCGTCATTTTAGGACAAATCGGTTGTGCGAGTGTGATGGTGACTAACTGGGCACCAGAGGAATCTAATTTTAAATCACGGCCTGTCAGAGTTTTTTTGGGTCATGCAAGTGAAGAAGAAATCTTTAAAACCAGTGGTGAAATTGTTGTCAAAGATGCAAATGACTTAGTCATCAAAAAGGCTTACGATTTTTTATCTTTGAATCCGACTGCAATCAAAGCTCCTATCTCGATTCAAAGTCAATCGGAATGGATTGAATATAAAGGAGTAAGTTACCGTGGCACGGTCCTACTCAAACCTATTGATGGAAAAGTTTTAATTATTAATTTAGTGCCAGTCGAGTTATATTTACTTTCTGTTGTACCTTCTGAAGTCAGTGCTTCATGGCCTAAAGAAGCACTAAAGGCACAAGCAATTTGTGCAAGAACTTACGTTGTCAAAGAAATGTTAAGCCGCAAAAAACAAGAGTATGATGTTGATACATCAACCAATACTCAAGTGTATAAAGGGAAAAACAAAGAACACAAAAATACATCTGAAGCAGTTTTTGAAACGGAAGGATTAATCCTTATTCATAAAGGCCAACCTATCCAAAGTTTTTTCCATTCTAATGCCGGTGGGTATACGGAAGACCCTGCAAATGTCTGGGGAAATTCAGTAGAATATTTAAAAGCCGTTCCATCAGAATATGATAAGGATGGAGATCAATATTCTTGGGAAGAAAAATGGAAAACTGATTACGTGAATAACAGCTTACGTGACTTAGGTGTTGGTGATATACAAGATATCATTGTTGCAAGTCGATTCCCTACTTCACGTGTGAATGAATTGGAAATCATTGGAACTTCAGGCAACAAAAGAATCAAAGCCACAGAATTCCGCAAAAAAATTGGTGCCACAAAACTAAAATCCACTCGTTTTGGAATTCGAAAAGAGGAATCTGGAGATTTTTATGTGAAAGGGTTGGGTTCCGGACATGGAGTTGGAATGTCCCAATGGGGAAGTTTTGCAATGGCAAAAAGCCAATTCAACCACAAAGAAATTTTACAACACTATTTCAAAGGAATTGAATTCGCAAGAATCGTTGCCAGATAA
- a CDS encoding 4Fe-4S dicluster domain-containing protein, with protein sequence MNFLFEFKNFFTKKNVLNFDKTSFVHANNRGIPTPTKEMEKGCGACRECETNCPTSAIKRSGESVLNIDYGKCLQCGNCVEVCPEGKLRNSGFIYTFTLHREEFYTSYKNGKLQKNTLSNFTLTENQKRFRALTHKRGFLYREVAAGGNNTVESELNASFNSVFDSEREGIRCVASPKHADAIVFSGPVSSNMEMPLQVAWDVMSEPKALIACGTEAVSGGLFPKGKIPKEPDLYISGDPPRPDVILQGFRLLLGRFSFQFQEALHKFLESEK encoded by the coding sequence ATGAATTTCCTTTTTGAATTTAAAAATTTTTTCACAAAAAAAAATGTCCTCAATTTTGACAAAACCTCGTTTGTTCATGCAAACAATCGAGGAATACCCACACCTACAAAGGAAATGGAAAAAGGATGTGGTGCCTGTCGAGAATGTGAAACAAATTGTCCGACGTCTGCCATCAAAAGGTCTGGCGAAAGTGTTCTAAATATCGATTATGGGAAATGTTTGCAATGCGGAAATTGTGTAGAAGTTTGCCCCGAAGGTAAACTTCGTAATTCAGGATTTATTTACACTTTCACTTTGCACCGAGAGGAATTTTACACTTCCTACAAAAATGGTAAATTGCAAAAAAACACTCTCTCCAATTTTACACTCACTGAAAATCAAAAGCGTTTTCGCGCATTAACCCATAAACGTGGTTTTTTATACCGAGAAGTCGCGGCAGGTGGCAACAATACAGTGGAGTCAGAACTCAATGCTTCCTTCAATTCCGTATTTGATTCAGAAAGAGAAGGGATTCGTTGTGTCGCCAGTCCAAAACATGCAGATGCAATTGTGTTTTCTGGTCCCGTTAGTTCTAATATGGAGATGCCCTTGCAAGTCGCCTGGGATGTGATGAGTGAACCCAAGGCACTGATCGCTTGTGGTACGGAAGCTGTGAGTGGTGGACTTTTCCCTAAAGGTAAAATTCCCAAGGAGCCAGATTTGTACATTTCAGGAGATCCCCCTAGACCTGATGTCATTTTACAAGGATTTCGATTATTATTAGGAAGATTTTCTTTCCAATTCCAAGAGGCGCTTCACAAATTTTTAGAGAGTGAAAAATAA